The following nucleotide sequence is from Cellulosilyticum sp. I15G10I2.
CATTGCTATTATTAAAAAGTTTAATGGCGTTATCCCTATACTAGGTATTTGCCTTGGTCATCAGGCCATTGGACTTGCTATGGGAGGCCATATTGACCTCGCACCAGATGTTGTACATGGGAAACAGTCCGTAGTTATAACGGATCAAAAAGGCATATTTAATAATATTCCCAAAAAGTTTAAGGTGGTTAGATACCATTCACTTTGCCTAAGACATGAAAATTTACCTGATTGTCTTGAAGTTCAGGCCTATACTACAGATGGTATTATCATGGGAATAAGACATAAAGTATTTTTAACAGTCGGCGTACAGTTTCATCCAGAATCTATTTTGTCTGAATATGGCAAAGAACTTTTAAAAAACTTTTTTGATAGGGTTAATGTTGAGACTCTAGATAACTCAAAATGCTAAATAGTAAACATAGGGGGTAGTATAAATGCAAAAAAATTATATTTATATAAACGGGCAGATCATTGATGAAGATCTGGCTGCTATCCAAGCAAAGGATCAAGGGCTCTTATTTGGCTATGGCGTATTTGAAACAATACGTATTTACAATGGTATGCCACTTATGTTGATGAAGCATTTAGAAAGACTTACCGCTGCTTTATGCATCATGGAAATAAATATCCCGTCCCTACCTATTTTAGAAGCTGAAGTGACTAGATTTATACACCATATTAAGTTATGTAATGGTGTATTAAGAATTACTGTAACCAAAGGTTTTAAAGAAGCAACCATTCTGTTTACCCATCGTGAAACAGGCTATGATGCCGAAAGCTACAAGAAGGGTTTTTCCTTAAAAACTTCAGCCATCAAGCGTAATGCCACTTCACCCCTATCCTATCTTAAAACCCTTAATTACATGGATAGTCTTATTGCAAAAAGAGAATCCCTAAGAGCTGGCTATGATGAAGCGCTATTTATTAATACAGATAATAGGGTCAGTGAATGCAGTTCCAGTAATATTTTCTTTATCCACGACCAAAAATTATATACACCAGCTATTACGTGTGGCTTATTAAATGGCATAGTAAGAGCGCTGATCCTAAGTGATATTGTCAAAGAGCTTAACCTAACGGTGACAGAAGGTGAATACGTGCTTGATACCTTATATCAAGCTGATGAAATCTTTATCACTAACTCTGTCATTCAAATAATGCCCATCATAAAGGTTGATAATCAAATAATCGGAAATGGTTTGCCTGGAAGTACTACAAAAAAAATTATGGAGCAGTATTCAAAACATATAGCAAAATTGTTACCAAATTAAATAGTATAAAATAAAGCAAATAAAAAGAAGCAATTCATATTGCTTCTTTTTATTTGTTCATTTTAAATTATTTTTAGCTCGATTAATCTTTGAACTTATCTACAATTACAGCACAAGTTGCATCCCCTGTAACGTTAACTGCTGTTCTTAACATATCAAATAATCTATCAACTCCGAAGAGTAATGGTAAACCTAGAACTGGAATATTAGCTGCAAGAAGTACCGCAACAACAAGTAGTGATGGACCTGGAACCCCAGCTTGACCTATTGAACCAATAGTTGCAGTAATAATGATCGCTATATACTGTGGCATACCTAGTGGAACACCAAAAAGCTGTGCAAAGAAACATGCTGCTAATGCATAATATATTGCATTACCATCCATATTGATTGTAGCGCCAAGTGGCAGTACAAAAGAAGCTGTTTCTTTTGAAACGCCTAGTTCTTCTTCACAAGTTTCCATATTAACTCCTAGTGTTGCCATTGATGAAGATGTTGAGAGCGCTACTGCCTGCACCTTATAAATTTTCTTAAAGAAATGAAGTGGTGAAATCTTTGAAAAGAATTTGAGTGCTAAAGCATATATACCAAATGTATGAATAATAAGCACTACTACATAAACAATAAATAGTTTTAATACAAGTACTAAAATACTAAATCCAAAAGTACCTGTCGCATCAGCCATAAGTGCAAAAACCCCGATTGGTGCTATGTACATAATTTTTAAAATGATAAATATAAGTGCATCATTAAGTGCATCTAAAAAGTTAACAAGGTATGCCTTTCGTTCTTCTTTCAATGAAGATATTCCAAATCCAAGGAATAAACTGAAAAATAAAATTTGAAGAATATTGCCATCTACTATTGCCTTAATTGGATTTGCTGGAACGATACCGATTAAAGTTTCCCAGAAGGTTGGTAAAGCACCTTGATCTACATATTCATTAGAAAACATTGAATTAATAGAATCTACTGAAATCCCTACACCTGGTTTAAATATTTCTCCTGCTATAAGTCCTAAAATAACTGCTATTGCTGTTGTACCAAGATAGAATGCAAAGGTAGAAATACCAATTTTTCCTGCAGATTTCCCATTACCGAGTGATGCTGCACCACTTATTATGGAAACTGCTACAAGTGGAATTACAACCATTCTAATGAGTTGAACAAATAAATCTCCAATGGGTCTGAATATCCCTGCACTATCACCCATTATTGCGCCTACAATTATACCAATAATCATGGCTATAATTATAACGCTCCCCAAGTTTTTAAATAACCCTTTGCCTTTTTTCATTATTTTACCTCCTTATAATATATGCATTAAGTATACGTGAAAAACTGTTTAATTTCAATAATTATCTCTATAAAAGGTATTTATTTTTAGCTAATTATTTTTCTACAGTAAGTTCATACTTGTTAACATAAATCATTAAGATCATCCTACTATTTTACTATAGCATGAAAGGTTGCATTATAATAAATTCATTTTACTAATAATTGGTACGTATATACTTTATTTTTCTACCTCCTAACACTTTATTTTAGTCTTAAATTAATTGTTGGATTTTATCAAATAACCTTTATTTATGTAAATACTACATTGCTCTTTTATAACTATTTTTTTGCAACTATTCATAAATACTTAAAAAAGTATTCACACAATATCCATTTTACCATCACATAATCTACATTTCCATGCATTACAATGAAACTGTAAACAAGACATTTCTTAATTTTATATAACCCTTCCTCATAAAAAGCTACTCCTCCCCAGTAGCTTTTTAATTTGGATAAAAATATATTTTTAATATGTACTTTCTACTCTTATAATTTCATCATACAATCTTTGATTAACAGGTGTTGGCACATTATGCTTTTGGCCTAGTTTTAAGACCTCCCCCGCAAAGAGTTCTACTTCACTACAACGCTTTGCTTCCATATCCTGGCGCATAGACGGCTTCCCCTTAGGACTTAATGTACCTAGAACTTTAAGCCAATAATCTATATCCTGCTGTGTTAAATAGATCCCTTCTTTTTCAGATAAGAGAACTACTTCTTTCATTGCTGCAATCATCGTGTCCCTTGCTTTTCCAGCTGCTTGAACACCACCATAGTTCGTTTCATAAACAGCAACTGTTTGATTGACTCCTACATTTAGCATAAACTTACCCCATAATCTTTTATACATATCCGTTTCAACCTCAAAGGGTATTGCCATTCTTTTAAAAAAGTCTGAAACCTGTGTTACTTTTTCTGAGATAACCCCGGGTACGCGTTCTCCAAAACAGATCATTCCCATATGTTCATAAGTCAACCTATTATCTACTTTAACTGCGTCCATCCCTTGTGCAACGCAATATAAGAGTTTATGAGCCCCATAAGTTTCTCCAATCAGTGTTTCACTAGTTATTCCATTTAATAAAGATAAAATAATAGTTTTTTCACCTACTTGATTGCTTACAGCTTGAATCGCTTTATTTAAGTCGTTATATTTAACTGCAAAAATAACTAAGTCAGCTGGAGTACACGCCTCCTCCGGCGTAATATAGTTGAAATGGCAGCGTTCACCGTTGCAGTACACATGATTACCTTTGTATTTTGATATTCTATCTTGTTCAGCAATAATTCTTAAATCTTCTTTTGGCATTCTCTTTGATAAATGATTGCCAAACAAGATGCCAAGTGCCCCTAATCCAATAATCGATACTGTCTTTATCTCCACAATAATTTAACTCCTTTGATCTCATTTTCGTATTACCTTTTATTAACTTTTTTAGCATCTCCTATATGCGTCCTAACTATTACATTCTTCTTTTATATTATCATAAAGGATGGTATTCAGGTAGATGTAACAACAGACAATTAAATGAGAAATCGATTAATAAAAGGTTAATCTCTGCTTATCCTCGTTATTTTAAGCACAAAAAAAGCCCTAGATTAATTTGAT
It contains:
- a CDS encoding dicarboxylate/amino acid:cation symporter; translation: MKKGKGLFKNLGSVIIIAMIIGIIVGAIMGDSAGIFRPIGDLFVQLIRMVVIPLVAVSIISGAASLGNGKSAGKIGISTFAFYLGTTAIAVILGLIAGEIFKPGVGISVDSINSMFSNEYVDQGALPTFWETLIGIVPANPIKAIVDGNILQILFFSLFLGFGISSLKEERKAYLVNFLDALNDALIFIILKIMYIAPIGVFALMADATGTFGFSILVLVLKLFIVYVVVLIIHTFGIYALALKFFSKISPLHFFKKIYKVQAVALSTSSSMATLGVNMETCEEELGVSKETASFVLPLGATINMDGNAIYYALAACFFAQLFGVPLGMPQYIAIIITATIGSIGQAGVPGPSLLVVAVLLAANIPVLGLPLLFGVDRLFDMLRTAVNVTGDATCAVIVDKFKD
- a CDS encoding anthranilate synthase component II; this translates as MVLLIDNYDSFTYNLYQYIGEIRTDITVYRNDQLTLEAIENLKPDCIIISPGPGRPEQAGLIIAIIKKFNGVIPILGICLGHQAIGLAMGGHIDLAPDVVHGKQSVVITDQKGIFNNIPKKFKVVRYHSLCLRHENLPDCLEVQAYTTDGIIMGIRHKVFLTVGVQFHPESILSEYGKELLKNFFDRVNVETLDNSKC
- a CDS encoding ketopantoate reductase family protein, translating into MEIKTVSIIGLGALGILFGNHLSKRMPKEDLRIIAEQDRISKYKGNHVYCNGERCHFNYITPEEACTPADLVIFAVKYNDLNKAIQAVSNQVGEKTIILSLLNGITSETLIGETYGAHKLLYCVAQGMDAVKVDNRLTYEHMGMICFGERVPGVISEKVTQVSDFFKRMAIPFEVETDMYKRLWGKFMLNVGVNQTVAVYETNYGGVQAAGKARDTMIAAMKEVVLLSEKEGIYLTQQDIDYWLKVLGTLSPKGKPSMRQDMEAKRCSEVELFAGEVLKLGQKHNVPTPVNQRLYDEIIRVESTY
- a CDS encoding aminotransferase class IV; the encoded protein is MQKNYIYINGQIIDEDLAAIQAKDQGLLFGYGVFETIRIYNGMPLMLMKHLERLTAALCIMEINIPSLPILEAEVTRFIHHIKLCNGVLRITVTKGFKEATILFTHRETGYDAESYKKGFSLKTSAIKRNATSPLSYLKTLNYMDSLIAKRESLRAGYDEALFINTDNRVSECSSSNIFFIHDQKLYTPAITCGLLNGIVRALILSDIVKELNLTVTEGEYVLDTLYQADEIFITNSVIQIMPIIKVDNQIIGNGLPGSTTKKIMEQYSKHIAKLLPN